The Gammaproteobacteria bacterium genome includes a region encoding these proteins:
- a CDS encoding FAD-binding protein, whose protein sequence is MDHNEDTIDPSAPIEIAGAGPAGLAAAITLATAGRRVIVHEAHQEVGQRFDGDFQGIENWTTEEDALATLSTAGLTTAFTAKPYCQGSAFDASGKRYEIKTNEPLFYLVERGPGPDTLDSALLQQAQELGVEVRFNSRLQHIAGAGILASGPHAADAIAVGYHFDTDIEDGFWVICDDNLAPQGYAYLLIMGGKGTVKSCMFSDFKQEKIYVQRTIEAFQKLTGLDMHNPRPHGGSGNFVIPDSAYGGIHPIVGEQAGFQDTLWGFGMRLAISSGVLAAQSLLNHENYDRLWQQQLKPQMETSIVNRAMFSLLGNRGYRWFLRNQASNPDLRTSLRHQYRGSFFKRLLLPLARLRYQSQRKNVSCNHVDCQCVWCRSQRCSHG, encoded by the coding sequence ATCCCTCTGCACCAATTGAGATCGCTGGTGCCGGCCCTGCCGGATTAGCCGCCGCCATTACATTGGCGACTGCGGGTCGTCGGGTTATTGTGCATGAAGCACACCAAGAAGTCGGTCAACGTTTTGATGGAGACTTCCAGGGCATTGAAAACTGGACGACCGAGGAAGATGCCTTAGCAACATTGAGTACAGCAGGATTAACCACTGCATTTACCGCCAAACCTTACTGCCAGGGCAGCGCCTTTGATGCCAGCGGCAAGCGCTATGAGATCAAGACCAATGAACCGCTGTTCTATCTGGTAGAACGGGGTCCCGGTCCTGACACGTTGGATAGCGCCCTGCTCCAACAGGCTCAAGAACTTGGTGTAGAGGTTCGTTTTAATAGTCGGCTACAACATATTGCCGGTGCCGGCATCCTGGCCTCGGGGCCACATGCAGCGGATGCCATTGCCGTCGGCTATCACTTCGATACTGATATAGAGGATGGCTTTTGGGTTATTTGTGACGACAACCTGGCACCCCAGGGCTATGCCTATCTACTCATAATGGGCGGTAAAGGTACCGTCAAGAGCTGTATGTTTAGCGATTTCAAACAAGAAAAGATTTACGTCCAGCGGACAATAGAAGCCTTTCAAAAGCTGACAGGACTAGATATGCACAACCCTCGACCTCACGGTGGTAGTGGCAACTTTGTCATCCCGGATAGCGCCTATGGTGGCATACACCCCATAGTCGGTGAACAAGCGGGGTTCCAGGATACCTTATGGGGCTTTGGTATGCGTCTGGCAATCTCATCCGGGGTTCTTGCCGCACAAAGCCTGTTAAATCATGAGAACTACGACAGGCTATGGCAGCAACAACTAAAACCCCAAATGGAGACTTCAATCGTAAATCGGGCCATGTTCAGCCTGTTGGGTAATCGCGGCTATCGCTGGTTTCTGCGTAACCAGGCATCCAACCCTGACCTGCGGACATCACTGCGTCATCAATACCGGGGGTCATTCTTCAAGCGACTATTACTGCCTCTGGCAAGGCTTCGTTATCAGAGTCAACGCAAGAATGTCAGCTGCAACCATGTTGACTGCCAATGCGTCTGGTGTCGTAGCCAACGCTGTAGTCATGGCTGA